From the Deltaproteobacteria bacterium genome, the window GACCACGCCCCAACATTCACCGCCTCGCACGCTCCAACTCAGGTCGTCCACGGCGGGTACCCCGCCCACGACCACGGAACAGGATCGGACCTCGACCACGGGCGACCCGGCCGCCAACACCTGCGTGACGCTCTCGCGTCGGCGCGGCAAGGCCAGGGGGGCGGCCAAGGCCTGGACGGGGCGGTCCAATCTGCGTCCCTGATCCAAAAAAATCCGTCCGCCAACCGCTTCCGGAATCGGCACCAAGCCATGCCCGCTGACAAACAGACGGGTCCGCCCCGTGGCCGCGATGCGCTCCAGCGCGTCCGCGATCAGGTGCTGCCCCTGTCGGTCCAATCCCTGTCCCAGCTCGTCCACGGCCAAAACTTTGGGATCGGCGACAACGGCCCGGGCCAGCAAGGTCCGCTTGGCCTCGCCCGTTGACACCGTCTGCATGGGTCGGTCCAACACCCGCTCCAGACCCAGTTCCCGCCCCACGGCCCGGGCCCGGCTTTCCTCGGCCTCGGACGGCGAATGGTACAGAAAGGGAGTGTTGCCCAACCCCGCGCAAATCACTTCCCACACCGGCACGCGCAAGTCATGGTGCTGGTACCAATCGGCCATGGCCGGGGAAACTAGGCGGACATGGGGGCGGACGACCAACGGCGACATCGAGACTTCGCCGTCCACCCGGTACGTACGCGCCCCGCCGCTTCGCTGGGACGGCCAGAGCTCCCCAAGCAGCAGACGCAGCAACGTGGTCTTGCCCGCGCCATTGTCACCGAGAACGGCATAGTGTTCGGACCCGGTCACATGCAGATCAATGTCGTGGAGAATGCGCACCGTGCCCATGTCCACGTCGACGCGATCGAGATGAATTTCGATGCTCTTCACGAATCCTCGTCCTCGCGTGTTGATCGATCAGCGGGGGTGCCGCATCAATTCCATGTCCATGTTCAGCTCGATGCTATCGCCAATCACGCCCAGATCGGCCCAGGGTCCGGAACCAACCTGAAATTCCAGG encodes:
- a CDS encoding ATP-binding cassette domain-containing protein, coding for MKSIEIHLDRVDVDMGTVRILHDIDLHVTGSEHYAVLGDNGAGKTTLLRLLLGELWPSQRSGGARTYRVDGEVSMSPLVVRPHVRLVSPAMADWYQHHDLRVPVWEVICAGLGNTPFLYHSPSEAEESRARAVGRELGLERVLDRPMQTVSTGEAKRTLLARAVVADPKVLAVDELGQGLDRQGQHLIADALERIAATGRTRLFVSGHGLVPIPEAVGGRIFLDQGRRLDRPVQALAAPLALPRRRESVTQVLAAGSPVVEVRSCSVVVGGVPAVDDLSWSVRGGECWGVVGHNGSGKSTLLRMITGYRRPWPGGGLTWFGQADRLGIGRVRARIGILAPWIKDRIDPGATCRDILLSGLCDGLGVHRGLPVTEILKAEDLARDWAMEEWMSRPLRSLSYGQARQVMLARAVVHGPELLVLDEPFSGLDRSWQARMVELLRTFLDQGRTIVLVTHSPEFMDGLLTHGLLLERGQARVIDTWPRVRASADFGRLFGDCGPGGHGPGAP